One window of the Salvia splendens isolate huo1 chromosome 1, SspV2, whole genome shotgun sequence genome contains the following:
- the LOC121741174 gene encoding E3 ubiquitin-protein ligase RHF2A-like isoform X1, with product MEEGNISSSLTSAAAFVEGGIQEACDDACSICLEAFCDSEPSTLTTCKHEFHLQCILEWCQRSSQCPMCWQSIGLKDPSSQELLDAVEQERNMQMNPPRNTTMFHHPALGDFELQHLPVNASESELEERIIQHLAAAAAMGRARQLSRREGQRHRPSQGRPRFLVFSTHPNEASAASSLPQREGSSPPPEVIATGSNTPYMAVGGDSDNFISRSSTAQAEQLGTPPSGSSPVTYQHGTSSSNRSPAHTSPNSQERAGPSDFQTFSDSLKSRLSAFSSRYKESITKSARGWKERLFARNNSTPEPNSEVVEAGQRNTSSPGIATMSRMMDHLQIAEHGGTSTSTASRTVEDTRSPDYSERQVFLSLNEDETQAPTAASLASS from the exons ATGGAAGAAGGAAATATATCGAGCAGTTTGACTTCTGCTGCAGCTTTTGTGGAAGGTGGAATCCAGGAAGCATGTGATGATGCTTGTAGCATATGTCTTGAAGCTTTTTGTGATAGTGAACCTTCTACG CTGACTACTTGCAAGCACGAGTTTCATCTCCAGTGCATTCTTGAATG GTGCCAACGAAGTTCCCAGTGCCCGATGTGTTGGCAATCTATTGGCTTGAAGGATCCTAGCAG CCAGGAACTGCTTGATGCTGTGGAGCAGGAGAGGAATATGCAAATGAATCCACCCAGAAATACAACTATGTTTCATCATCCAGCCTTGGGGGACTTTGAGTTGCAGCAT TTGCCAGTTAATGCAAGTGAGTCTGAACTTGAAGAACGCATTATTCAGCACttagctgctgctgctgcaatgGGGAGGGCTCGTCAGCTCTCTAGGAGAGAGGGTCAGAGGCATAGACCTTCTCAAGGCCGACCTCGTTTTTTGGTATTCTCAACTCATCCTAACGAGGCTTCAGCTGCTTCTTCCCTTCCTCAGAGAGAAGGCAGTAGCCCCCCACCTGAAGTTATTGCCACTGGCTCTAATACACCATATATGGCCGTTGGAGGAGATTCTGACAATTTTATTTCACGGTCTTCTACTGCTCAAGCTGAACAGCTTGGGACTCCACCCTCGGGATCAAGTCCTGTGACATATCAACATGGGACATCTTCAAGCAATAG GTCTCCTGCCCACACTTCTCCCAACAGTCAAGAGAGAGCTGGACCTTCAGATTTCCAGACATTTTCAGATTCTCTGAAATCTCGGCTAAGTGCTTTTTCAAGCAG ATACAAAGAGTCCATAACGAAGAGCGCGAGAGGTTGGAAGGAAAGACTGTTTGCTCGCAACAATTCTACACCTGAACCCAACAGTGAAGTTGTTGAAGCTGGCCAGAGGAATACTAGCAGTCCTGGAATCGCTACTATGTCACGAATGATGGATCATCTTCAAATAGCAGAACATGGTGGAACCAGCACATCAACTGCCTCACGTACTGTAGAAGATACCAGGTCACCAGATTATAGTGAACGGCAGGTCTTTCTTTCTTTGAATGAGGATGAGACACAAGCCCCAACTGCAGCTAGTCTGGCATCATCCTAA
- the LOC121741232 gene encoding J domain-containing protein spf31-like produces the protein MGDVSEATSSAAAAAASALNDDLLKKFFAEVSEVERDNEVSRILSCFKLNAFEYLNLPFTSSVEDVKRQYRKLSLLVHPDKCKHPQAKEAFGALAKAQQLLLDQQERDYILNQVNAAREELRTKRKKQLKKDTATKLKSLVDEGKYEQEYERSEEFQQQLKLKVRELLTDQEWRRRKMQMRISEEEGRLKKDEEETKEMWKRKREHEEQWEGTREKRVSSWRDFMKGGKKAKKGELRPPKLKTEDPNKSYVQRPLKRG, from the exons ATGGGTGACGTCAGTGAAGCCACCTCCTCCGCAGCCGCAGCCGCTGCTTCCGCCCTCAACGATGATCTTCTCAAGAAATTCTTCGCCGAGGTCAGCGAGGTCGAGCGCGATAACGAAGTCAGCAG GATCCTTTCATGTTTCAAGTTAAATGCTTTTGAGTATCTTAACCTTCCATTTACATCCTCTGTAGAAGATGTGAAAAGGCAATATCGTAAG TTATCATTGCTTGTTCATCCTGACAAATGCAAACATCCACAAGCTAAGGAGGCATTTGGAG CTTTAGCTAAAGCTCAGCAACTATTACTCGACCAACAAGAGAGGGATTATATTCTGAACCAGGTTAATGCTGCAAGAG AGGAACTTAGAACAAAAAGGAAGAAGCAGCTGAAAAAAGACACTGCAACCAAATTAAAATCATTAGTGGATGAG GGAAAATATGAGCAGGAATATGAACGATCGGAAGAATTCCAGCAGCAGTTGAAATTAAAAGTTCGAGAACTCTTAACAGATCAAGAGTGGAGAAGGAGAAAGATGCAGATGAGG ATATCAGAGGAAGAAGGTAGATTAAAGAAAGACGAAGAAGAAACAAAGGAGATGTGGAAACGGAAGCGCGAACATGAGGAGCAGTGGGAAGGGACAAGAGAAAAGAGG GTTTCTAGCTGGAGGGACTTCATGAAAGGAGGAAAGAAG GCTAAGAAGGGTGAGCTTCGACCACCAAAGCTCAAGACAGAGGATCCAAACAAATCATATGTTCAAAGACCACTCAAACGAGGGTGA
- the LOC121741174 gene encoding E3 ubiquitin-protein ligase RHF2A-like isoform X2 → MMLVAYVLKLFVIVNLLRYEQINRLTTCKHEFHLQCILEWCQRSSQCPMCWQSIGLKDPSSQELLDAVEQERNMQMNPPRNTTMFHHPALGDFELQHLPVNASESELEERIIQHLAAAAAMGRARQLSRREGQRHRPSQGRPRFLVFSTHPNEASAASSLPQREGSSPPPEVIATGSNTPYMAVGGDSDNFISRSSTAQAEQLGTPPSGSSPVTYQHGTSSSNRSPAHTSPNSQERAGPSDFQTFSDSLKSRLSAFSSRYKESITKSARGWKERLFARNNSTPEPNSEVVEAGQRNTSSPGIATMSRMMDHLQIAEHGGTSTSTASRTVEDTRSPDYSERQVFLSLNEDETQAPTAASLASS, encoded by the exons ATGATGCTTGTAGCATATGTCTTGAAGCTTTTTGTGATAGTGAACCTTCTACGGTATGAACAGATCAATAGG CTGACTACTTGCAAGCACGAGTTTCATCTCCAGTGCATTCTTGAATG GTGCCAACGAAGTTCCCAGTGCCCGATGTGTTGGCAATCTATTGGCTTGAAGGATCCTAGCAG CCAGGAACTGCTTGATGCTGTGGAGCAGGAGAGGAATATGCAAATGAATCCACCCAGAAATACAACTATGTTTCATCATCCAGCCTTGGGGGACTTTGAGTTGCAGCAT TTGCCAGTTAATGCAAGTGAGTCTGAACTTGAAGAACGCATTATTCAGCACttagctgctgctgctgcaatgGGGAGGGCTCGTCAGCTCTCTAGGAGAGAGGGTCAGAGGCATAGACCTTCTCAAGGCCGACCTCGTTTTTTGGTATTCTCAACTCATCCTAACGAGGCTTCAGCTGCTTCTTCCCTTCCTCAGAGAGAAGGCAGTAGCCCCCCACCTGAAGTTATTGCCACTGGCTCTAATACACCATATATGGCCGTTGGAGGAGATTCTGACAATTTTATTTCACGGTCTTCTACTGCTCAAGCTGAACAGCTTGGGACTCCACCCTCGGGATCAAGTCCTGTGACATATCAACATGGGACATCTTCAAGCAATAG GTCTCCTGCCCACACTTCTCCCAACAGTCAAGAGAGAGCTGGACCTTCAGATTTCCAGACATTTTCAGATTCTCTGAAATCTCGGCTAAGTGCTTTTTCAAGCAG ATACAAAGAGTCCATAACGAAGAGCGCGAGAGGTTGGAAGGAAAGACTGTTTGCTCGCAACAATTCTACACCTGAACCCAACAGTGAAGTTGTTGAAGCTGGCCAGAGGAATACTAGCAGTCCTGGAATCGCTACTATGTCACGAATGATGGATCATCTTCAAATAGCAGAACATGGTGGAACCAGCACATCAACTGCCTCACGTACTGTAGAAGATACCAGGTCACCAGATTATAGTGAACGGCAGGTCTTTCTTTCTTTGAATGAGGATGAGACACAAGCCCCAACTGCAGCTAGTCTGGCATCATCCTAA